In the genome of Solibacillus silvestris, one region contains:
- a CDS encoding acyl-CoA dehydrogenase: protein MMLTENLAFLEELREGVRAVCKRFDGEYWRKLDEIDGYPTEFVESITQAGFLGALIPEQYGGSGLGILEASVILEEINRSGGNAGACHAQMYTMGTILRHGSSAQKEKYLPKIADGSLRLQAFGVTEPNTGTDTTNLKTFAKRDGDHYIVNGQKVFISRAEHSDLMIILVRTTPKDQCVKKSDGLSVLIVDLNEAVGNGLEIRPIKTMMNHATTELFIDNLRVPVENLIGEEGKGFRYILDGMNAERILIAAECIGDGRWFIERATNYAKERVVFDRPIGQNQGIQFPIAQAHIHIEAADLMRIKAAELYDRRQACGAEANMAKLLAADASWEAANVAIQTYGGFGFAAEYDIERKFKETRLYQVAPISTNLILSYVGEHILKLPKSY from the coding sequence CCGACCGAATTTGTGGAGTCGATTACGCAGGCAGGCTTTTTAGGAGCTTTAATACCTGAACAATATGGTGGATCGGGTTTAGGAATACTGGAAGCATCCGTAATTTTAGAGGAGATTAACCGCTCAGGCGGGAATGCGGGCGCATGTCATGCACAAATGTATACGATGGGAACAATTTTACGGCATGGTTCTTCGGCACAAAAGGAAAAATATTTGCCGAAGATTGCGGACGGATCGCTTCGTTTACAAGCATTTGGGGTGACAGAGCCTAATACTGGCACGGACACAACAAACTTAAAAACGTTTGCGAAACGCGATGGCGACCATTATATCGTGAATGGTCAAAAGGTATTCATTTCCCGTGCAGAGCATTCGGATTTAATGATTATACTAGTTCGTACAACACCGAAAGACCAATGCGTTAAAAAGAGTGATGGCTTGTCTGTGTTAATTGTTGATTTGAATGAAGCAGTTGGAAATGGTTTAGAAATACGCCCAATCAAAACAATGATGAACCATGCGACAACAGAATTATTTATCGACAACTTAAGGGTGCCGGTAGAAAATTTGATTGGTGAAGAAGGAAAAGGATTCCGCTATATTTTGGACGGAATGAATGCCGAGCGGATTTTAATTGCTGCGGAATGTATCGGTGATGGTCGCTGGTTTATTGAACGGGCAACAAATTATGCAAAAGAACGGGTTGTTTTTGATCGTCCAATCGGTCAAAACCAAGGAATACAATTTCCGATTGCCCAGGCGCATATCCATATTGAAGCGGCAGACTTAATGCGCATAAAAGCTGCGGAACTTTATGATCGCCGGCAAGCTTGCGGGGCAGAGGCCAATATGGCGAAGTTACTCGCTGCAGATGCATCATGGGAGGCAGCCAATGTAGCCATTCAAACATATGGCGGCTTTGGCTTTGCCGCAGAATATGATATTGAGCGGAAATTTAAAGAGACGCGGCTCTATCAAGTAGCTCCAATTTCAACAAACCTGATTTTATCATACGTCGGAGAACATATATTAAAACTTCCAAAATCTTATTGA